One segment of Colias croceus chromosome 15, ilColCroc2.1 DNA contains the following:
- the LOC123697986 gene encoding uncharacterized protein LOC123697986 — protein sequence MSSEYPNVTECQPQVTAVVNLSKQILDNKTIEVLNRGLNFAPAPQKIPCEEIISHVEDTLFKNNILKEDAEAIRQDISCVLRTCKPPKPNISRSESIALKHLRKNEDIIVLRADKGNATVIMDTSDYNNKMSEILSDENTYKKVDKDPTNKVMKQTTDLINKHKTTLNLDTKYLIPSCVKPPKMYGLPKIHKTNTPLRPIVSQIDTPTQKLSQHMSRVLAPLRGNTSAYVKDSYHFVEILKDLNIANNETMVSFDVQSLFTNLPVTDCINIVKKRLGEHNMPLEYAEILEHCLTSGYLLWNGEFYMQVDGVAMGSPVSPVVADIFMEDFEERALATAPVKPRLYKRYVDDTFTILPTEHIPAFLEHLNSIHKNIQFTMELETNNRLAFLDILIMRGRDGMLNHTVYRKVTHTDRYLNGESHHHPCQLASVGKSLFQRARHLCDAAHLSGELQHVKRVLRNNKLQAPPQHHRSRTKPHTVERQPAYLPYVKGVTDRIGRILRRASIKTIYKPHKKINQFLRPIKSNIPLQDAGVYKLDCDCGLSYIGQTKRSIANRLKEHIADIKHRRHKKSAVCEHTLDNNHFIRFDQPQILARENKFFPRLVREAIEIKKHPNFNREDGLKLSNTWDPVIKNLKSHVKRTKRLEDTISQYCQHPEKYSRYQLRRNRWR from the coding sequence ATGTCATCTGAGTATCCAAACGTCACTGAATGTCAACCTCAAGTGACAGCAGTTGTCAATCTGTCAAAACAAATTCTTGATAACAAAACTATTGAGGTACTGAATAGAGGTTTAAACTTTGCTCCTGCGCCGCAAAAAATACCTTGCGAAGAAATAATAAGTCATGTGGAGGatactttattcaaaaacaacATTCTTAAAGAAGACGCGGAGGCGATTCGGCAAGACATATCTTGTGTACTACGCACTTGCAAACCGCCGAAACCTAACATCTCTCGCTCTGAGTCTATCGCTTTAAAACACCTGCGAAAGAATGAAGATATAATAGTACTCCGAGCTGACAAAGGAAACGCAACGGTTATAATGGATACGTCAGATTACAACAACAAAATGTCGGAAATACTGTCGGACGAAAACACCTACAAAAAAGTCGACAAGGACCCAACAAATAAGGTAATGAAACAAACAACTGaccttataaataaacacaaaacgaCATTAAATCTTGACACTAAGTATCTTATTCCATCTTGCGTGAAACCTCCTAAGATGTATGGCTTACctaaaatacacaaaactaATACTCCATTAAGACCTATTGTGAGTCAAATTGATACACCCACTCAAAAACTATCACAACACATGTCTAGGGTGCTCGCTCCCCTCAGAGGTAACACCAGTGCTTATGTTAAGGACTCATACCATTTTGTTGAGATATTAAAAGACCTAAATATCGCAAACAATGAAACTATGGTTAGCTTTGATGTGCAGTCTCTTTTTACTAATCTCCCGGTGACTGATTGCATCAATATTGTTAAGAAAAGGTTAGGTGAACACAATATGCCATTAGAATATGCAGAGATCTTAGAACATTGCCTAACATCTGGCTATTTATTGTGGAATGGTGAATTTTACATGCAGGTTGATGGGGTGGCCATGGGCTCTCCAGTATCACCCGTTGTcgctgatatttttatggaaGACTTCGAGGAGAGAGCCTTGGCCACAGCACCAGTCAAACCGAGACTGTATAAACGCTATGTAGATGACACCTTCACAATACTCCCTACTGAACATATACCTGCATTTTTAGAACATCTTAACTCCATACATAAAAACATCCAATTTACTATGGAGTTAGAAACTAACAACCGTCTAGCCTTTcttgacattttaataatgagGGGACGGGATGGCATGCTCAACCATACAGTGTATAGGAAAGTCACTCATACTGATAGGTACCTCAATGGTGAATCTCACCACCACCCTTGCCAACTAGCTTCTGTCGGTAAATCTTTGTTTCAGAGAGCCCGCCACCTCTGTGATGCTGCCCACCTCAGCGGGGAACTGCAGCATGTCAAGCGAGTACTACGTAACAACAAGCTGCAGGCGCCTCCACAGCATCACAGGAGTCGAACGAAGCCACACACAGTTGAAAGACAACCGGCCTACCTACCATATGTGAAGGGAGTTACTGACAGAATTGGAAGAATCCTAAGACGAGcttcaattaaaactatatataaGCCGCATAAGAAGATAAACCAATTCTTGAGaccaattaaaagtaatattccTCTACAAGATGCAGGCGTGTACAAGTTAGACTGTGACTGTGGTCTCTCATACATCGGCCAAACAAAAAGAAGCATTGCTAACCGACTGAAGGAGCACATTGCGGATATCAAGCATCGGCGTCACAAGAAGTCTGCGGTATGTGAACACACGCTGGACAACAACCACTTCATAAGATTTGACCAACCACAAATCCTTGccagagaaaataaattttttccaagacTTGTGCGCGAggctattgaaattaaaaaacatccaAATTTCAATAGAGAAGATGGTTTGAAACTTTCTAACACCTGGGATCCtgttattaagaatttaaaatcccaTGTCAAACGTACCAAAAGACTAGAAGACACGATCAGCCAATACTGCCAACATCCGGAAAAATACTCCAGATACCAACTACGGAGGAATAGGTGGAGGTAg